One genomic window of Bicyclus anynana chromosome 10, ilBicAnyn1.1, whole genome shotgun sequence includes the following:
- the LOC112054586 gene encoding putative cysteine proteinase CG12163 has translation MMYGTLLFYVFPSVSCYVISDSFSNSNASQLIPVNIGKFPEIWDWRDRKMVSPVKDQFGCNACWAFSAVANIESHLKIYLGIEEQLSEQFLIDCDGSGVGCGSASVLYSFGRIVNKLGGVLRSSDYEPYSGRQRPCSWKDQTPKPVPVTGYRRVRSDEEDMARAVYKYGPLSAGINSASMKTYEGGIDEPKDELCAPTDLDHAVLIVGYNVYLNRNTGERVPYWIIKNSWGVNWGDAGFYYLVRGRNACGIANDVSFATVN, from the exons ATGATGTATGGTACGCTCTTGTTCTACGTTTTTCCTAGCGTCAGTTGTTACGTAATATCTGATTCGTTCAGTAATAGCAATGCTAGTCAATTAATACCTGTAAATATTGGGAAGTTCCCCGAAATATGGGACTGGCGGGATCGAAAAATGGTATCACCGGTTAAAGACCAATTTGGATGCAACGCTTGCTGGGCATTTAGTGCTGTTg CCAACATTGAAAGTCACTTGAAGATCTACTTGGGAATAGAGGAGCAGTTGTCCGAGCAATTCCTCATCGACTGCGATGGCAGCGGAGTCGGCTGCGGAAGTGCGAGCGTGTTGTATTCTTTCGG gcGAATAGTAAACAAGCTAGGAGGAGTGCTTCGATCTTCAGACTACGAGCCATATTCCGGGCGGCAGCGGCCATGTTCGTGGAAGGATCAGACTCCGAAGCCAGTGCCAGTCACTGGCTACAGACGCGTCCGGTCTGATGAAGAGGATATGGCTAGAGCCGTCTACAAATACGGTCCTCTTTCGGCTG GAATAAACTCTGCATCAATGAAAACGTACGAAGGCGGTATCGATGAACCGAAAGACGAACTCTGCGCTCCTACAGATTTGGATCACGCAGTCTTGATAGTGGGGTACAATGTATatc taaacaGAAACACAGGTGAGAGGGTCCCTTACTGGATCATCAAGAACTCGTGGGGTGTAAACTGGGGTGACGCCGGGTTCTACTACCTAGTGCGAGGGCGCAATGCTTGCGGTATCGCCAACGACGTGTCCTTTGCTACAGTTAActga